ACTGTGAATGCGGCAAATAGTTTATTGAAATTTCTTGAAGAACCTCAATCCGATACAACAGCAGTACTTATAACTGAACAAATTCATCGAATTTTACCGACAATTATTTCAAGATGTCAAACTTTATCTTTTAAGCCGTTACCCAACTTTGTCATTAAGAAGAGACTTATTGCTGAAGGTATTTCTGATGAAGTAGCAGCGTTAGTTGCTAATTTAACTAATAATTTGGACGAGGCTTTACAGATTGCTCAAGATGAGTGGTTTGCACAAGCAAGAAAAATAGTGTTAAAATTATATGACGTTCTGAGAAAAAAGTCACTTCAAGGAATGGTTCAACTTCAAGAGAATTTTTTTCTTCATTTTAAGGAAAAACCACATATAGATCGTGCATTAGATCTTTTATTATTAATTTATAAAGACCTCTTGTATATCGGTATTAATCATGATGAATTAGCGTTTCCTGATTATAAATCGGAATGGGAAGCGCAAGCCCTTCATTTATCGACGAATCGCCTTTCAGAACAAATGACACTTGTTTTAGACGCTAAGCGAAAATTAAATGCGAATATGAATACACAGCTTTTAATGGAAGAGCTTGTGCTAAAACTACAGGGGGGATATACCTTTGTATGATGTAGTAGGAATCCGCTTTAAAAAAGCGGGTAAAATATATTATTTTGACCCAGACGGGTTGTCCATCACTAAAGACCATTATGTGATTGTGGAAACTGTACGTGGGGTTGAATATGGTAAAGTAGTGATTGAGCCAAAAAAAGTAGAAGAACATGATGTAGTACTTCCTTTAAAAAAAGTTCTTCGCATTGCAGATGATAAAGATCGGCTAATGGTTCAAGAAAATAAAAAAGCTTCGAACGAAGCATATGAGATATGTTGCGAAAAGATTGATTCACATCAATTAGATATGAAACTAGTAGATGTAGAATATACATTTGATCGTAACAAAGTTATTTTTTATTTTACAGCAGATGGTCGTGTTGATTTCCGTGAATTAGTAAAGGATTTAGCTTCAATCTTTAGAACAAGAATTGAATTGCGCCAAATTGGAGTGAGAGACGAAGCAAAAATGCTAGGTGGAATTGGTCCGTGTGGTAGAATGTTATGTTGCTCAACCTTTTTAGGCGATTTTGAACCTGTATCCATTAAAATGGCTAAAGATCAAAACCTTTCATTAAATCCAACGAAAATTTCGGGGCTATGTGGGCGCTTAATGTGCTGTCTAAAATATGAAAATGATGAGTATGAGGCAGCTAAAGCTGAAATGCCAGATGTTGGTGAGTGGCTTGAAACACCACAAGGGAAAGGTAAGGTTGTGGGGCTAAATCTACTAGAACGTGTTCTCCAAGTAGATGTTAAAGAACATGAAAGAGTGTTAGAATTTACTTTAGAAGAAATAAAAAATGGTGCCGTAATTCAAGCCACAGAGTAATGAGGTGGAAGTAGTGAATAAAAAAGAGTTCTTTGATTCAGTCAGCGAAATGGAACAACAAATTGGACAATTATATAAACAGCTAGGTGATTTAAAACAGTATCTAGCAGAAATGATTGAAGAAAATAATTCGCTTCAGCTTGAAAATGAGCATTTGCGCCGTAGACTGAAAAAAAGTACGGAGAACTCTAATAAAGTTGGCGCACAGATAGATCAACATCCCTCTTCTAAAGGAGATGAGGATAAACATGCGGATATTGGTGAAGGATATGATAATCTAGCTAGACTTTACCAAGAAGGTTTTCATATATGCAATATCCACTTTGGAAGCCCTCGAAGGGATGAAGATTGTTTGTTTTGCTTGTCGTTTTTAAATAAAAAATAACGGTAGCCTTCCTATTAAAGGAAGGCTTTTTTAAAATAAAGAAATAGAATTAAACAAATAAGGAGTTCAGAGGATGTTAAAAGGTGATGAGAGATTAGATTATTTACTAGCAGAGAATTTACGAATTATTCAAAGTCCCTCAGTATTTTCTTTTTCCATTGATGCTGTTCTGTTAGCAAATTTCGTACATGTTCCAATCCAAAAGGGGAACATTATTGATTTATGTAGTGGAAATGGAATTGTTCCTTTATTATTGAGTAAGCGAACAAACGCCGATATTTTAGGAATTGAAATTCAAGAACGTCTTTATGATATGGCAGTTAGAAGTGTTGAGTATAATGGTTTAAATGATAGGATTCAATTTTTAAAAGGAGATATAAAGGAAATACCCGCTCTTTTAGGCAGGGGTAAACACGATGTAGTAACATGTAATCCTCCATATTTTAAGACACCACAAAAGGAACAAATTAACCCAAATGAGTATTTAGCCATAGCTCGACATGAATTATTGTGTACGTTAGAAGATGTCATTTCAGTAACAGCTGCACTGCTAAAGCAAGGAGGTAAGGCTGCTTTTGTTCATCGTCCAGGTCGATTAATAGAAATTGTTACTCTAATGAAGAAATATCAATTGGAACCGAAAAAAATGCGACTTGTGTATCCGAGAATGGGAAAAGAGGCAAATATCTTATTAATAGAAGGAATAAAAAATGGAAAACCTGATTTAAGAGTTCTCCCGCCCCTTTATATTTTTGAAGAAGGAAACTATACGGAGGAAGTACAGGAGATGTTATATGGAAAATAGTCATTATTTTTATGTACTTGAATGTAATGATGGCTCTTATTATGGTGGTTATACAAATAATGTTGAGAGACGAATAAGTCAGCATAATAAAGGGAAAGGGGCAAAATACACGAGAGCAAAGCGCCCAGTGAACCTTAAGCATCTTGAGAAGTTTCAGACGAAGAGTGAGGCCTTAAGGGCAGAATATCGATTTAAACAATTAACACGAAAACAGAAAG
This genomic stretch from Bacillus spongiae harbors:
- the yabA gene encoding DNA replication initiation control protein YabA, with the translated sequence MNKKEFFDSVSEMEQQIGQLYKQLGDLKQYLAEMIEENNSLQLENEHLRRRLKKSTENSNKVGAQIDQHPSSKGDEDKHADIGEGYDNLARLYQEGFHICNIHFGSPRRDEDCLFCLSFLNKK
- a CDS encoding stage 0 sporulation family protein, whose amino-acid sequence is MYDVVGIRFKKAGKIYYFDPDGLSITKDHYVIVETVRGVEYGKVVIEPKKVEEHDVVLPLKKVLRIADDKDRLMVQENKKASNEAYEICCEKIDSHQLDMKLVDVEYTFDRNKVIFYFTADGRVDFRELVKDLASIFRTRIELRQIGVRDEAKMLGGIGPCGRMLCCSTFLGDFEPVSIKMAKDQNLSLNPTKISGLCGRLMCCLKYENDEYEAAKAEMPDVGEWLETPQGKGKVVGLNLLERVLQVDVKEHERVLEFTLEEIKNGAVIQATE
- the holB gene encoding DNA polymerase III subunit delta', which translates into the protein MTKAWEELQSLQPLVLQIISNSIMRDRVAHAYLFEGQRGTGKLKASILFAKSLFCKVSTNGVPCDHCVNCKRIENKNHPDVHIIEPEGLSIKKDQIRALQEEFSKTGVESTKKFYIIVDADKMTVNAANSLLKFLEEPQSDTTAVLITEQIHRILPTIISRCQTLSFKPLPNFVIKKRLIAEGISDEVAALVANLTNNLDEALQIAQDEWFAQARKIVLKLYDVLRKKSLQGMVQLQENFFLHFKEKPHIDRALDLLLLIYKDLLYIGINHDELAFPDYKSEWEAQALHLSTNRLSEQMTLVLDAKRKLNANMNTQLLMEELVLKLQGGYTFV
- a CDS encoding tRNA1(Val) (adenine(37)-N6)-methyltransferase, coding for MLKGDERLDYLLAENLRIIQSPSVFSFSIDAVLLANFVHVPIQKGNIIDLCSGNGIVPLLLSKRTNADILGIEIQERLYDMAVRSVEYNGLNDRIQFLKGDIKEIPALLGRGKHDVVTCNPPYFKTPQKEQINPNEYLAIARHELLCTLEDVISVTAALLKQGGKAAFVHRPGRLIEIVTLMKKYQLEPKKMRLVYPRMGKEANILLIEGIKNGKPDLRVLPPLYIFEEGNYTEEVQEMLYGK
- a CDS encoding GIY-YIG nuclease family protein, with amino-acid sequence MENSHYFYVLECNDGSYYGGYTNNVERRISQHNKGKGAKYTRAKRPVNLKHLEKFQTKSEALRAEYRFKQLTRKQKEHYLLKEVNKYENTTKLSSS